One genomic segment of Theobroma cacao cultivar B97-61/B2 chromosome 6, Criollo_cocoa_genome_V2, whole genome shotgun sequence includes these proteins:
- the LOC18597118 gene encoding cytochrome P450 77A2, translating to MELVDLFVIGLALIFLRLWWRYWSVTGGGPKNLPPGPPGWPLVGNLIQVILQRRHFIFIVRELRKIYGPIFTLRMGQRTMVIVTDSRLIHEALVQRGPTFASRPPDSPIRLVFSMGKCAINSAEYGPLWRTLRKNFVTELITPTRVKQCSWIRKWALENHMKRIKSEAFENGFVEVMSNCRLTICSILICLCFGAKISEERIKKIESILKDVMLITSPQLPDFLPILTPLFRRQMKEAKALRKRQLECLVPLIKNRRAFVEKGENPNQEMVSPIGAAYIDSLFGLEPATRGPLGEEEYVTLCSEVISAGTDTSATTVEWAMLHLVTKQEIQDKLYQEIVAVVGKNGDIQEEDVEKMPYLDAVVKETLRRHPPGHFLLSHAAIKDTELGGYTIPEGVFVEFYTAWITENPDIWSDPGEFQPERFLHGDGVGVDVTGTRAVKMVPFGAGRRICPAWSLGILHINMLLAKMVQAFKWLPVPDAPPDLTETYAFTVVMKNPLRAVILPR from the coding sequence ATGGAGTTGGTAGACCTTTTCGTCATCGGTTTGGCGCTTATCTTCCTCCGTCTGTGGTGGCGGTACTGGTCAGTCACTGGTGGCGGACCTAAGAACCTCCCTCCAGGGCCGCCTGGATGGCCCCTGGTTGGGAACTTGATCCAGGTCATCCTGCAACGTCggcattttatttttatagtaCGGGAGTTGCGTAAAATATATGGTCCGATTTTCACCTTGCGGATGGGGCAACGCACTATGGTGATTGTTACGGACTCCAGGCTCATCCATGAAGCCCTTGTTCAAAGAGGTCCGACATTCGCCTCCAGGCCGCCGGACTCGCCGATCCGGCTGGTGTTCAGCATGGGGAAATGTGCCATCAACTCTGCTGAGTATGGACCTCTCTGGCGAACCCTGCGAAAGAACTTTGTGACCGAGCTGATAACCCCCACGAGGGTGAAGCAATGCAGTTGGATCCGCAAATGGGCGTTGGAAAACCACATGAAGAGGATCAAAAGCGAGGCTTTTGAGAATGGGTTTGTGGAGGTAATGAGCAACTGCAGGCTCACGATATGTAGCATCTTGATCTGTTTATGTTTTGGTGCAAAGATCTCCGAGGAGCGGATTAAGAAGATAGAGAGCATACTAAAAGATGTAATGCTGATAACATCCCCACAGCTACCGGATTTCTTGCCTATTCTTACTCCATTGTTTCGCCGGCAAATGAAAGAAGCTAAAGCACTGAGGAAGAGGCAATTGGAGTGCTTGGTTCCACTGATAAAGAACAGAAGAGCTTTCGTGGAGAAGGGTGAAAACCCCAACCAAGAAATGGTGAGTCCAATCGGTGCAGCCTACATAGACTCTCTCTTTGGACTGGAGCCGGCGACCCGAGGACCACTGGGTGAAGAGGAGTACGTGACTCTATGTTCGGAGGTGATTAGTGCTGGTACTGATACTAGTGCAACAACTGTAGAATGGGCTATGCTTCACTTGGTGACTAAGCAAGAAATCCAAGACAAGTTGTACCAAGAAATTGTCGCTGTTGTAGGCAAAAATGGGGATATCCAAGAAGAAGATGTGGAGAAAATGCCTTATCTCGACGCTGTGGTTAAAGAAACTCTCAGGCGACACCCTCCAGgccattttcttttatctcaCGCAGCTATAAAAGACACTGAGCTTGGTGGGTACACGATTCCTGAAGGAGTTTTCGTAGAGTTTTACACTGCATGGATTACTGAGAATCCGGATATTTGGTCAGACCCAGGTGAGTTCCAACCTGAGAGGTTCTTGCATGGTGATGGGGTTGGTGTGGACGTGACCGGGACTCGGGCGGTGAAGATGGTTCCATTCGGAGCAGGGAGACGGATTTGCCCGGCTTGGAGTCTAGGCATATTGCACATAAATATGTTGCTTGCTAAGATGGTTCAAGCCTTTAAGTGGCTGCCGGTACCTGATGCTCCACCCGACTTGACTGAGACTTATGCTTTCACTGTTGTTATGAAGAATCCTCTCAGGGCAGTTATCTTGCCCCGGTAA
- the LOC18597120 gene encoding adenosine deaminase-like protein, translating into MNRQDMEWCVSMPKVELHAHLNGSVRDSTLLELARVLGKKGIIAFSDVENVIMKSDRTLHEVFKLFDLIHILTTDHSTVTRITKEVIEDFASENVVYLELRTTPKRNDSIGMSKRSYMEAVMEGLKAVSSVDVDYAPAGLKTNTFNGTTRKKLYVRFLLSIDRRESTEAAMETVKLALEMRDSGVVGIDLSGNPIVGNWTTFLPALKYAREQGLCVTLHCGEVPNQEEIKAMLDFLPQRIGHACCFEEENWRKLKSLKIPVEICLTSNIRTETISSIDIHHFAELYKAKHPLVLCTDDSGVFSTSLSGEYHLASSAFGLGKTEMFQLAETAICFIFADDGVKEELRAIFEVAAGKLKL; encoded by the exons ATGAACAGACAAGATATGGAGTGGTGTGTTTCGATGCCAAAGGTTGAACTTCACGCTCACCTCAACGGTTCAGTTAGGGACTCTACTCTCCT AGAACTTGCAAGAGTTTTGGGTAAAAAGGGTATCATTGCTTTCTCTGATGTGGAGAATGTTATAATGAAAA GTGACCGTACTTTACATGAAGTGTTCAAGCTGTTTGACCTCATTCACATTCTCACTACTGATCACTCGACTGTTACAAGAATTACTAAAGAA GTCATTGAAGATTTTGCTTCTGAGAATGTTGTATATCTAGAGCTTAGAACAACTCCTAAG AGAAATGATTCCATAGGAATGAGCAAACGCTCTTATATGGAAGCTGTGATGGAGGGTTTAAAAGCAGTCAGTTCAGTTGATGTTGATTATGCTCCTGCTGGTTTGAAGACCAATACATTTAATGGAACTACAAGAAAAAAGCTATACGTTAGGTTTCTTCTCAGCATTGACCGCCGTGAGAGCACTGAAGCTGCCATGGAAACT GTTAAGCTTGCACTAGAAATGAGGGATTCAGGGGTAGTTGGCATTGATCTCTCTGGAAACCCGATTGTGGGCAACTG GACTACATTCTTGCCAGCATTGAAGTATGCTAGGGAGCAGGGTCTCTGTGTAACTCTTCACTGTGGAGAG GTACCTAACCAGGAGGAGATCAAAGCAATGCTAGACTTTCTTCCACAGAGGATTGGTCATGCTTGTTGCTTTGAGGAGGAAAACTGGAGGAAattgaaatcattgaaaatcCCA GTTGAGATTTGTTTGACATCCAATATCAGGACAGAAACAATTTCTTCAATAGATATTCATCATTTTG CTGAACTATACAAGGCAAAACATCCATTGGTTCTATGCACAGATGATTCTGGTGTTTTTTCTACTAGTCTTTCTGGGGAGTACCATCTTGCTTCTTCTGCGTTTG gTCTCGGAAAGACAGAAATGTTTCAGCTTGCTGAAACTGctatttgttttatatttgCTGATGATGGAGTAAAGGAAGAATTGAGAGCAATTTTCGAAGTAGCTGCGGGGAAGCTAAAATTATGA